In one bacterium genomic region, the following are encoded:
- a CDS encoding HAD family phosphatase, translating to MIKLIIFDLGNIILNFDHNIICRKLSQISRFSPQQVYEIIFTSGLERLYDEGKISTRDFFKKVSNRLKLNISLTGFKQIWQDIFWLNEGIEEILLSLRGRYKLFLLSNTNEIHFELAMAKFDVLNLIDEYILSYQVGFSKPAKEIFYEALKRANVEAEKCIYIDDIKEHIASASKIGMNVILFQSISQLKMDLWSALSG from the coding sequence ATTAAATTAATAATCTTTGACTTAGGCAATATCATCTTAAATTTTGACCATAATATCATCTGTAGAAAATTATCTCAAATATCCAGATTTTCACCACAACAAGTTTATGAGATAATATTTACCTCAGGATTAGAGCGATTGTATGATGAAGGAAAGATTTCAACAAGGGATTTTTTTAAAAAGGTATCAAATAGACTTAAATTAAATATTTCCTTGACAGGGTTTAAACAAATCTGGCAAGATATTTTCTGGCTAAATGAAGGGATTGAAGAGATATTATTGAGTCTTAGAGGTAGATATAAACTCTTTTTATTGTCAAATACCAACGAAATACACTTTGAACTCGCTATGGCTAAATTTGATGTCTTAAATTTGATAGATGAATATATTTTATCATATCAGGTAGGATTTAGTAAACCGGCTAAAGAGATATTTTATGAGGCGTTAAAAAGGGCAAATGTTGAGGCAGAAAAATGTATTTATATCGATGATATAAAAGAACATATTGCCTCAGCAAGTAAAATTGGGATGAACGTGATATTATTTCAATCCATATCCCAACTTAAGATGGATTTATGGAGTGCTCTGTCAGGATAA